One segment of Campylobacter concisus DNA contains the following:
- a CDS encoding amino acid ABC transporter permease, whose amino-acid sequence MENLDRVIELVSSSTLPMIIALLKVTIPLTLLSFSLGLVIAIITAVARLSNIKILKFIFAIYVWIFRGTPLLVQLFIVFYGLPSIGVTLDTWSAATIAFSLNVGAYASESVRAAILSVPKGQWEAAISLGMTHYQILKRIIAPQAVRISLPPLSNTFIGLVKDTSLAASITMVDMFMVAQRIAARTFEPLILYILAALIYLVVCTLLTYLQSRLEKAVSRYV is encoded by the coding sequence ATGGAAAATTTAGATAGAGTGATCGAGCTTGTTTCGAGCTCGACGCTACCGATGATCATTGCACTTTTAAAGGTGACGATCCCGCTTACATTGCTCTCGTTTTCGCTAGGGCTTGTCATCGCCATTATCACAGCAGTAGCGAGGCTTTCAAATATAAAAATTTTAAAATTTATATTTGCCATCTACGTTTGGATATTTCGCGGCACGCCACTTCTTGTGCAGCTTTTTATTGTATTTTACGGACTTCCTAGCATCGGCGTCACGCTTGATACTTGGAGCGCGGCGACTATTGCATTTAGTCTAAACGTGGGTGCTTATGCGTCTGAGTCCGTAAGGGCCGCCATACTTTCTGTGCCAAAAGGCCAGTGGGAGGCGGCCATATCGCTTGGCATGACGCACTATCAAATTTTAAAACGTATCATCGCACCTCAAGCAGTAAGGATCTCTCTGCCGCCGCTTTCTAACACATTTATAGGCCTTGTTAAAGACACTTCACTAGCAGCTTCTATAACGATGGTTGATATGTTTATGGTCGCTCAAAGGATCGCAGCAAGGACCTTTGAGCCACTCATCCTCTACATCCTAGCAGCGCTCATCTATCTAGTGGTTTGCACACTCTTAACCTATCTTCAATCAAGGCTTGAAAAAGCTGTCTCAAGGTATGTCTAA
- a CDS encoding acyl-[ACP]--phospholipid O-acyltransferase encodes MMSLLKVAGFLPYLAIAFLNASVDLAHKITIQNVLLKTYDGDILFILTAVINAMILLPFIFLFSPSSFINDKFAKIKVIRICAVFGLIISVAVLFSYLAGAFGVAFALTLILAAQSAIYSPAKYGIIKALVGPERLGTANGIIQALTIVAILFSSFLFSFIFENLYIQGENSEEILKSVYPIGIFLVVFSALEAYFAYKLPCIDEKDETSENFDIKKYIHLSYLRENLKEVRSDKNIWLSIAGLSIFWGISQIIIAAFPAHYKAVFNDDSSLAVQAILAASAIGIAFGSYVAGSMSKLHIELGIVPMGAIGIFFSLLFFAFGSSIGVVSLSSFAFGFFGGIFIVPLNAMIQYFAPQKTTGKIMAANNFLQNVSMLLFLAIGIGLVYFKISTTGLFVFTALVCLIGSFYAILQLPHLFTRLLLLPFLKTKYRFFVEGLQNLPQSGGALLLGNHISWIDWLVLQAASPRGIRFVMYRTIYNKWYLKQIFKFFKVIPIGAGASKESIELVRECLKNGEVVALFPEGHISYNGQINEFQKGFELIIRDLEEICIVPFYLRGLWGSSFSRASKFYKDLTSKNGRRDIIVAFGKPITTFINATKMKQKVLELSFSSWESFISRQKPLTSEWLNNAKEDKFKECVSDSTGLNLSNLKFITAVLVFIKIFKRELKDEKNIGILLPSSSIATIINMALLAMGKVSVNLNYTLNVTSLNHALRKANINTVITSSKFLEKLALKGFDLKDAMSGKAKFAEDLSASVSKKEKFLALLTAFFAPTWLIKLCYFKPVSLEDTATILFSSGSEGEPKGIELSHKNLLANIKQISELLNFKKDDVILNSLPVFHSFGLTVTTLMPLCEGIKMVSVPDPTDGATIGKMAARHSASIIFGTSTFFRLYTRNKKLHPLMFQSARMVVAGAEKLKPEIKDEFRLKFGIEIYEGYGATETAPVAAVNMPNILEKESLKELTFNRPGSVGMPLPGTIIKIIDPETLEELETGEDGLIVIGGSQVMKGYLNDEAKTSEVITHIDGVRYYKTGDKGHIDENGFIFIVDRYSRFAKIGGEMISLGSVEEELTKVLGNDVVFSSANVPDSKKGEAIALLVKSGTEPENLEQILKESSLAPIMMPSYIFIVDDIPTLASGKVDFKGVKALAVSLLAE; translated from the coding sequence ATGATGAGTTTATTAAAAGTTGCTGGCTTTTTGCCCTACCTTGCGATCGCATTTTTAAATGCGAGTGTCGATCTAGCACACAAAATCACCATACAAAATGTTCTTTTAAAAACATACGATGGCGACATACTTTTTATCCTAACAGCCGTCATAAATGCAATGATCTTGCTACCATTTATCTTTTTATTTTCGCCTTCAAGCTTTATAAATGATAAATTCGCAAAAATAAAGGTCATAAGAATTTGTGCTGTTTTTGGCCTTATCATTAGTGTCGCGGTGCTTTTTAGCTATCTTGCAGGTGCTTTTGGCGTAGCATTTGCTTTAACGCTCATACTAGCCGCTCAAAGTGCGATCTACTCACCAGCAAAATACGGCATCATCAAAGCCCTAGTCGGCCCTGAGCGCCTTGGCACAGCAAATGGCATCATCCAAGCGCTCACCATCGTTGCGATACTTTTTAGCTCATTTTTATTTTCATTTATATTTGAAAATTTATACATCCAAGGCGAAAACTCAGAAGAAATTTTAAAAAGCGTCTATCCTATTGGTATCTTTTTAGTCGTATTTAGCGCGCTTGAAGCGTATTTTGCTTACAAGCTACCTTGCATCGATGAAAAAGACGAAACAAGCGAAAATTTTGATATTAAAAAATATATTCACCTTAGCTATTTAAGAGAAAATTTAAAAGAAGTAAGGTCAGATAAAAATATCTGGCTAAGCATCGCTGGACTTAGTATATTTTGGGGAATTTCTCAGATCATCATCGCAGCTTTCCCAGCTCATTACAAAGCCGTTTTTAACGACGACAGCTCGCTAGCGGTGCAGGCGATCCTTGCAGCAAGCGCCATAGGCATCGCATTTGGCTCATACGTGGCTGGCTCTATGTCAAAGCTTCACATCGAGCTTGGTATCGTGCCGATGGGCGCTATTGGTATATTTTTCTCACTTTTATTTTTCGCATTTGGTTCAAGCATTGGCGTAGTGAGCCTTAGCTCATTTGCATTTGGCTTTTTTGGTGGAATTTTTATAGTGCCGCTAAATGCGATGATCCAATACTTTGCCCCGCAAAAGACTACCGGCAAGATAATGGCGGCAAACAACTTCTTACAAAACGTCTCAATGTTGCTATTTCTAGCTATTGGCATAGGTTTAGTATATTTTAAAATTTCAACCACTGGGCTCTTTGTCTTTACAGCGCTTGTTTGCTTAATTGGTAGTTTTTACGCCATTTTGCAGCTTCCACATCTTTTTACAAGGCTACTTTTGTTGCCATTTTTAAAGACAAAGTACCGCTTTTTTGTAGAAGGACTTCAAAATTTACCGCAAAGTGGCGGCGCATTACTTCTTGGCAATCACATCAGTTGGATCGACTGGCTCGTGCTTCAAGCTGCAAGCCCAAGGGGTATAAGATTTGTCATGTATAGAACGATCTATAACAAATGGTATCTAAAGCAAATTTTTAAATTTTTTAAAGTGATCCCAATAGGCGCAGGGGCTAGCAAAGAGTCGATCGAGTTAGTTAGAGAGTGCCTAAAAAATGGCGAAGTGGTCGCACTTTTTCCGGAAGGCCACATCAGCTACAACGGTCAGATAAATGAATTTCAAAAGGGCTTTGAGCTTATCATCAGAGATCTAGAAGAAATTTGCATCGTGCCATTTTATCTTCGCGGCCTTTGGGGATCTAGCTTTTCAAGGGCTAGTAAATTTTACAAAGATCTCACTTCTAAAAACGGCAGACGCGACATCATCGTCGCCTTTGGCAAGCCAATAACCACATTTATAAACGCTACAAAGATGAAGCAAAAGGTGCTTGAGCTTAGCTTTTCATCATGGGAGAGCTTTATCTCAAGGCAAAAACCGCTAACAAGCGAGTGGCTAAATAACGCAAAAGAGGATAAATTTAAAGAGTGCGTGAGCGACAGCACTGGGCTAAATTTAAGCAACTTGAAATTTATAACAGCTGTTTTAGTCTTTATCAAAATTTTCAAACGCGAGCTAAAAGATGAGAAAAATATAGGTATCTTACTACCTAGCTCAAGCATCGCAACTATCATCAATATGGCGCTTCTTGCCATGGGCAAAGTAAGCGTCAATTTAAACTATACGCTTAATGTTACCTCGCTAAATCACGCCCTAAGAAAGGCAAATATAAATACAGTCATCACCTCTAGCAAATTTCTTGAAAAGCTCGCACTTAAGGGCTTTGATCTAAAAGATGCGATGAGCGGCAAGGCTAAATTTGCAGAAGATCTCTCAGCTAGCGTCTCAAAAAAAGAGAAATTTTTAGCACTTTTAACGGCGTTTTTTGCTCCAACTTGGCTTATTAAGCTTTGCTATTTTAAGCCAGTGAGCTTAGAGGATACAGCTACTATTTTATTTAGTAGCGGTAGCGAGGGCGAGCCAAAAGGCATCGAGCTAAGCCATAAAAATTTACTTGCAAACATTAAGCAAATAAGCGAACTTTTAAATTTTAAAAAAGATGACGTGATATTAAACTCACTCCCAGTATTTCACTCATTTGGCCTAACAGTCACCACGCTCATGCCACTTTGCGAGGGCATAAAAATGGTAAGCGTGCCTGATCCAACAGATGGAGCGACTATCGGCAAAATGGCGGCAAGACACAGCGCTAGCATCATCTTTGGTACCTCGACCTTCTTTAGGCTCTACACCAGAAACAAAAAGCTTCATCCGCTGATGTTTCAAAGTGCCAGAATGGTCGTAGCTGGGGCTGAAAAGCTAAAACCTGAGATAAAAGATGAGTTTAGGCTCAAATTTGGCATAGAAATTTATGAAGGATACGGCGCAACCGAAACGGCACCTGTAGCTGCTGTAAATATGCCAAATATCTTAGAAAAAGAGAGTCTAAAAGAGCTTACATTTAATAGACCTGGCAGCGTTGGCATGCCTCTGCCTGGTACCATCATCAAGATAATCGACCCAGAAACCCTTGAAGAGCTAGAAACTGGCGAAGACGGACTAATCGTCATCGGCGGATCGCAGGTGATGAAGGGCTATCTAAACGACGAGGCCAAAACAAGCGAGGTAATCACGCATATAGACGGCGTAAGATACTATAAAACTGGCGACAAAGGCCACATCGATGAAAACGGCTTTATATTTATCGTCGATAGATACTCAAGATTTGCCAAGATAGGCGGCGAGATGATAAGCCTTGGAAGCGTCGAAGAAGAGCTTACAAAGGTACTTGGAAACGACGTTGTCTTTAGTAGTGCAAATGTACCAGATAGCAAAAAGGGTGAAGCGATAGCACTTTTAGTAAAAAGTGGCACAGAGCCTGAAAATTTAGAGCAAATTTTAAAAGAGAGTAGCCTAGCTCCGATAATGATGCCAAGCTATATCTTCATCGTTGATGATATACCAACGCTTGCAAGCGGCAAAGTTGATTTTAAGGGCGTAAAAGCTCTAGCGGTCTCACTTTTAGCGGAGTGA
- a CDS encoding sugar transporter has product MISVHRVAYLRVIALAFCAFIFNTTEFVPVPLLSDIAKDFDMSTADTGLIITIYAWSVTILSLPLMLLTANLERKSLLLKVFIVFVVAHTLCAFAWNFKILIIARLMIAIAHAIFWAITASLAVRLAPINKSSQALGLLALGTSLAMILGLPLGRILGDALGWRVTFGLIGIFAVGVGVWLYKILPLLPSKNSGSLKSLPELARNGLLMVIFLLTAIIISAHFSTYSYIEPFAKDISGFDGKFITIFLLIFGVAGIVASWLFSKFYKLIPNAFSAISIMLILCCLLLLNFIAKNEVLMLVLAFVWGLGIAGVNMSFQIKVLNLASNATDAAMAIFSAIYNIGIGAGALIGHQTIVHLGEQNIGNVGSFFATSGLIIFLFTVSKVKRI; this is encoded by the coding sequence TTGATAAGTGTCCATAGGGTAGCCTATTTAAGGGTTATAGCTCTTGCTTTTTGTGCTTTTATATTTAACACTACTGAGTTTGTTCCAGTGCCACTTTTAAGTGATATTGCAAAAGATTTTGACATGAGCACGGCTGATACCGGTCTTATCATCACGATTTATGCGTGGAGCGTCACGATACTTTCTTTGCCACTTATGCTTTTAACTGCAAATTTAGAGCGAAAATCTCTTCTTTTAAAGGTTTTTATCGTATTTGTTGTAGCTCATACTCTTTGTGCTTTTGCTTGGAATTTTAAAATTTTAATTATTGCTCGGTTGATGATAGCTATTGCTCATGCCATTTTTTGGGCTATCACTGCTTCACTTGCTGTTAGGCTAGCTCCGATAAATAAAAGCTCGCAAGCTCTTGGATTGCTAGCTCTTGGTACATCGCTAGCGATGATACTCGGTCTGCCACTTGGAAGAATTTTAGGTGATGCACTTGGTTGGCGTGTGACCTTTGGGCTGATCGGAATTTTTGCTGTTGGTGTTGGAGTTTGGCTATATAAAATTTTGCCACTTCTGCCAAGTAAAAACTCAGGCTCGCTTAAAAGCTTGCCAGAGCTTGCAAGAAATGGCCTTTTAATGGTCATATTTTTACTAACGGCAATTATCATAAGCGCGCATTTTAGCACCTATAGCTACATTGAGCCATTTGCAAAAGATATCAGTGGCTTTGATGGAAAATTTATCACAATATTCTTGCTTATATTTGGTGTTGCTGGTATCGTGGCAAGCTGGCTTTTCTCTAAATTTTATAAGCTCATTCCAAATGCATTTTCTGCAATTTCTATCATGCTTATTTTATGTTGCTTGCTTTTGTTAAATTTTATTGCTAAAAATGAAGTTTTAATGCTAGTTTTGGCCTTTGTTTGGGGGCTTGGCATAGCTGGTGTAAATATGAGCTTTCAAATAAAAGTGCTAAATCTTGCCTCAAATGCAACTGATGCTGCAATGGCGATATTTTCGGCTATTTATAACATAGGCATCGGAGCAGGGGCGCTAATAGGGCATCAGACGATAGTTCATTTAGGTGAGCAAAATATCGGCAATGTTGGTAGTTTTTTTGCCACAAGCGGACTTATCATATTTTTGTTTACGGTATCTAAGGTTAAGAGAATTTAG
- a CDS encoding amino acid ABC transporter substrate-binding protein: MNFKPIFGLIAGAFLALNLNASTIKKGELTVATEGTYSPYSFYDEKGELVGYDVDIARAVAQKLNLKVEFLTAPWDAMLAAFDAGKADVVFNQVSINEDRKKKYGMSVPYTMPYPVIVVHKDNNDIKSFADLKGKKSVHSATSNWAAIAEKNGATVVVADGFSKGVELIISKRADDTINDNVTFYDYIKQRPNAPLKIAYTSNEPMPTAAIVKKGNTELLEAINKALDELKAEGKISEISMKYFGKDISK; the protein is encoded by the coding sequence ATGAATTTTAAGCCCATTTTTGGCTTGATCGCAGGTGCTTTTTTAGCTTTAAATTTAAATGCTTCAACTATCAAAAAAGGCGAACTTACCGTCGCAACTGAAGGTACTTACTCGCCTTACTCATTTTACGATGAAAAGGGCGAGCTAGTAGGATATGATGTAGATATTGCAAGAGCAGTAGCGCAAAAGCTAAATTTAAAAGTTGAGTTTCTAACAGCTCCTTGGGATGCGATGCTAGCAGCATTTGATGCTGGTAAGGCCGATGTTGTATTTAATCAAGTAAGTATAAACGAAGATAGAAAGAAAAAGTATGGTATGAGCGTACCTTACACTATGCCATATCCGGTAATTGTAGTACATAAAGACAATAACGACATCAAAAGTTTTGCTGATCTAAAAGGCAAAAAGAGTGTGCACTCTGCGACTAGCAACTGGGCGGCAATAGCTGAGAAAAACGGCGCAACAGTGGTTGTAGCTGATGGCTTTAGCAAAGGCGTGGAGCTTATCATCTCAAAAAGAGCTGATGATACGATAAACGATAACGTCACTTTTTATGACTATATCAAACAACGCCCAAATGCGCCACTAAAAATCGCATACACAAGCAACGAGCCGATGCCAACAGCTGCAATCGTTAAAAAAGGCAACACTGAGCTATTAGAGGCGATAAACAAAGCACTTGATGAGCTAAAAGCCGAGGGCAAGATAAGCGAAATTTCGATGAAATATTTTGGAAAAGATATTTCAAAATAA
- a CDS encoding amino acid ABC transporter substrate-binding protein, producing MKFTNLLKVVAVLAIALNLQAKTIKDGVLTVATEGTYAPFTFYNDKNELVGYDVDIARAVAQKLNLKVEFLTAPWDAMLAAFDAGKADVVFNQVSITDERKKKYAFSVPYTVTFGAIITRKDNNDIKSFADLKGKRNADSATSNWAKVAVKYGAEHVITDSFAKSMELLISRRVDAVVRDNIVFYDFIKERPNAPVKIAASLDEKDYTAAAVKKDNAELAEQISNALNELSKEGKLEAISKSYFGKDVSK from the coding sequence ATGAAATTTACAAATTTATTAAAAGTAGTAGCCGTGCTTGCAATAGCTTTAAATTTGCAAGCAAAAACTATAAAAGATGGCGTGCTAACAGTAGCAACTGAAGGCACTTACGCGCCTTTTACATTTTATAATGACAAAAATGAGCTAGTAGGATATGACGTAGATATTGCAAGAGCGGTAGCGCAAAAGCTAAATTTAAAAGTTGAGTTTCTAACAGCTCCTTGGGATGCGATGCTAGCTGCATTTGATGCTGGTAAGGCCGATGTTGTATTTAATCAAGTAAGCATAACTGATGAGAGAAAGAAAAAATATGCTTTTTCAGTGCCTTATACTGTGACATTTGGTGCCATCATCACTAGAAAAGATAATAACGACATAAAAAGCTTTGCCGACCTAAAAGGCAAAAGAAATGCCGACTCAGCTACGAGCAACTGGGCAAAAGTAGCCGTAAAATACGGCGCTGAACACGTCATAACAGATAGTTTTGCTAAAAGTATGGAGCTTCTTATATCAAGACGCGTAGATGCTGTTGTAAGAGACAACATCGTATTTTACGACTTCATAAAAGAGCGTCCAAACGCACCTGTAAAGATAGCTGCCTCACTTGATGAGAAAGACTACACAGCAGCAGCTGTTAAAAAAGACAACGCCGAACTTGCAGAGCAAATTTCAAATGCTCTAAATGAACTTTCAAAAGAAGGCAAACTAGAAGCTATCTCAAAAAGCTACTTTGGCAAAGACGTCTCAAAATAA
- the fldA gene encoding flavodoxin FldA, producing MIGIVYGSSMGNTEDAAKLISEGLGLENELLNVADVDAAKLNSFDKLILGTSTWGSGDLQDDWDAFNFKALNLSGKTVAVFGMGDSESYSDEYCNGMAKLYDEVVKAGAKVVGEVSTDGYTFDGSDAVRNGKFVGLALDADNQSDKTEGRISAWIEQIKPHFA from the coding sequence ATGATAGGTATAGTTTATGGAAGCAGCATGGGAAATACCGAAGATGCAGCAAAACTTATAAGTGAGGGTCTAGGCCTTGAAAATGAGCTTTTAAACGTTGCTGATGTAGATGCAGCGAAACTAAATAGCTTTGATAAGCTAATCCTTGGTACATCAACCTGGGGTAGTGGCGATCTTCAAGATGACTGGGACGCGTTTAACTTTAAAGCATTAAATCTAAGCGGAAAAACAGTCGCTGTTTTTGGCATGGGTGATAGCGAGAGCTACTCTGATGAGTACTGTAACGGCATGGCAAAGCTTTATGATGAGGTCGTAAAAGCTGGCGCAAAGGTAGTTGGTGAGGTTAGCACTGATGGCTATACATTTGATGGCTCTGATGCTGTTAGAAATGGAAAATTTGTAGGTCTAGCACTTGATGCTGATAACCAAAGTGACAAAACTGAGGGTAGAATTTCAGCTTGGATAGAGCAGATAAAACCTCACTTTGCTTAA
- a CDS encoding UDP-N-acetylmuramate--alanine ligase, translating into MRFGLLSDIGEITPNIFAKLDRLSRAKIFIALYNSGVESELKIPLSYAKFLNFKEIFEARINFLLREKCLNFKPADRFCFSSNIIINAYLKGDFSKIKFIAKEPKMAAAKMIKMLYVSGKFEFCIDAAQMFCQFVYDKIRLRHQDKEVMLNSGVISVKKDGKNLLSVMPSFKKVSFDDMRNLNDDIDRAVGVLGHECEMVYIVFPRNEEFRRHVEVRHCYARGLIKLVPYTIISKIF; encoded by the coding sequence ATGAGATTCGGGCTTTTATCAGATATTGGCGAAATAACTCCAAATATTTTTGCAAAGCTTGATAGGCTTTCACGTGCAAAAATTTTTATTGCACTTTATAATTCTGGCGTAGAAAGTGAGCTAAAAATACCACTTTCTTACGCTAAATTTCTAAATTTCAAAGAAATTTTTGAAGCCAGGATAAATTTCCTACTTCGCGAAAAATGTCTAAATTTTAAGCCAGCAGATCGCTTTTGTTTTTCATCAAATATCATCATAAATGCTTATTTAAAAGGCGACTTTTCAAAGATCAAATTTATAGCAAAAGAGCCAAAAATGGCGGCTGCAAAGATGATAAAAATGCTTTATGTAAGTGGGAAATTTGAGTTTTGTATCGATGCGGCACAGATGTTTTGTCAATTTGTTTATGATAAAATACGCCTCCGCCATCAAGATAAAGAGGTCATGCTAAATAGCGGTGTCATCTCGGTCAAAAAAGATGGTAAAAATTTGCTCAGCGTCATGCCAAGCTTTAAAAAAGTGAGCTTTGATGATATGAGAAATTTAAACGACGATATAGATAGAGCTGTCGGTGTGCTTGGTCACGAGTGCGAGATGGTTTATATCGTTTTTCCTAGAAATGAGGAATTTAGGCGACACGTTGAGGTTAGGCACTGTTATGCGAGAGGTTTGATCAAGCTTGTGCCTTATACGATTATTAGTAAAATTTTTTAA
- a CDS encoding amino acid ABC transporter ATP-binding protein, translating into MAINFKNISKSYGDHLVLDNINTSFKEGQTTVIVGSSGCGKSTLLRCINLLEIPQSGVLEIDDKSVNFKEKLSSKELLEIRKKTGMVFQSFNLFPHLTALQNVTEAPIYVQKKDKNEAIKEAKELLAKVGLSHKEDTYPNRLSGGQAQRVAIARALAVNPYFLLLDEPTSALDPELEAEVLKVILSLAKEKKSMIIVTHNMNFARKIADRILFLDKGVIAFDGLVDEFFNSQNERIKSFISAMDI; encoded by the coding sequence ATGGCTATAAATTTTAAAAATATAAGTAAATCTTACGGCGATCATTTGGTGCTAGATAACATAAACACAAGCTTCAAAGAGGGACAAACGACCGTGATCGTTGGCTCATCTGGTTGTGGCAAATCAACGCTTCTTAGATGCATAAATTTACTTGAGATCCCACAAAGTGGTGTTTTAGAGATAGATGACAAGAGCGTAAATTTTAAAGAGAAGCTTAGCTCAAAAGAGCTTTTAGAAATTCGTAAAAAAACAGGTATGGTCTTTCAAAGCTTCAACCTCTTCCCACACCTAACAGCGCTTCAAAATGTCACCGAAGCTCCGATCTACGTTCAAAAAAAGGATAAAAACGAAGCAATAAAAGAGGCAAAAGAGCTTTTAGCCAAAGTGGGGCTTAGTCACAAAGAAGATACCTATCCAAACAGGCTCTCAGGCGGACAAGCACAGCGTGTGGCCATCGCTAGAGCCCTAGCTGTAAATCCATACTTTTTACTACTTGACGAGCCTACAAGCGCGCTTGATCCAGAGCTTGAGGCTGAAGTTTTAAAAGTCATCTTGTCTCTTGCAAAAGAGAAAAAGTCTATGATCATTGTCACTCATAATATGAATTTTGCTAGAAAGATAGCTGATAGAATTTTGTTTTTAGATAAAGGCGTGATCGCATTTGATGGCTTGGTAGATGAGTTTTTTAATAGCCAAAACGAAAGAATAAAAAGCTTCATCTCGGCTATGGATATATGA
- a CDS encoding DUF2325 domain-containing protein, which yields MSVLVIGADEITPIKAVLHDLGAEKIEHWDARNENRVNRKPIPQDTECVVMLTSFLNHNTMKTIKTQAKKRNIPIVCAKRSVSCVFCEYCKVFGLDKEFGCKE from the coding sequence ATGTCAGTTTTAGTTATCGGTGCAGATGAGATAACGCCTATCAAGGCAGTTTTACATGATTTGGGAGCTGAGAAGATAGAACACTGGGATGCTAGAAATGAAAACCGCGTAAATCGCAAGCCAATCCCTCAAGATACCGAGTGTGTGGTGATGCTAACTAGTTTTTTAAACCACAACACTATGAAGACTATTAAAACTCAAGCAAAAAAGAGAAATATTCCAATTGTTTGTGCAAAAAGAAGCGTTAGTTGCGTATTTTGCGAGTATTGCAAGGTCTTTGGGCTAGATAAGGAATTTGGATGCAAAGAATAA